The Dendropsophus ebraccatus isolate aDenEbr1 chromosome 10, aDenEbr1.pat, whole genome shotgun sequence genome has a segment encoding these proteins:
- the RASGRP4 gene encoding RAS guanyl-releasing protein 4 produces the protein MNRKDSKRKSRLEITNQTVSSNGMTVSVKSRHCPSRRRRRMTCPSPAEINKALGSVTLEQLGKSCSLEELLEKCIQSFDVDGKLWRNEDTVHMILVMHSWVVPSAEFAQKLLQLYREATQNQRRMQICHVLRFWANQYPEVFRLNNELEELMGDFWEVVKDKRKLSVHRQSIDSSCFCDQEITKPFPESPSFNKKRKVSLLFDHLEPSELADHLSYLEFKSFCRISHLDYQNYTLQSSLREIPRLERSVNLCNSISQWVQLMILNRPTPQQRAEVFTKFIQVTQKLRKLQNFNTLMAVIGGLCHSAISRLKETHSYLSHDVLKTLSGMTELLSSSSNYSTYRRVYNECGGFKIPILGVQLKDLVSLNEALPHYLDNGKINVSKLQSLYQHILELRQLQKASPPFKANKDVILLLTTSLDTFYTEDEIYTLSYTREPRSAKLMPTTPSKPPEEISDWTPGGSLQLDPESLSHSIEQMVKSVFQFYDPDHRGFISREDFEKVVSSLPFSCHILEKDREGPVNQQEMTSYFMKASQVCSRLGLPFLQSLVEIRLKETPLCANCILSVAKQGYVSAGLREDVMENWTTSPKSTDRKSHYEKTYPTDGLQGSGRPIASDPCHMKCQYGDSCKRSETLQRKLKVAEEERNRLMMENAGLHSTNSQLAAENANLHSQLSALQDKVQALSKDSKMKPALTQILETLKALRIQSDTNP, from the exons ATGAATCGCAAGGACAGCAAAAG AAAATCTCGCCTGGAGATTACAAATCAAACTGTCAGCAGTAATGGGATGACTGTTAGTGTTAAGAGTCGGCATTGTCCGAGTCGGAGGAGGAGACGGATGACTTGTCCAAGTCCTGCCGAGATTAACAAGGCTCTTGGGTCCGTCACATTGGAGCAACTGGGAAAAAGCTGCAGCCTGGAAGAACTGCTGGAGAAATGTATACAGTCGTTTG ATGTGGATGGAAAGCTCTGGAGGAATGAAGACACCGTTCATATGATCCTTGTCATGCACAGCTGGGTGGTGCCATCTGCAGAATTTGCACAGAAGCTTCTTCAACT TTACAGGGAAGCTACTCAAAACCAAAGAAGAATGCAGATCTGCCATGTCCTCAG GTTCTGGGCCAATCAATATCCCGAGGTGTTTCGGCTCAACAATGAACTGGAAGAGCTGATGGGTGACTTTTGGGAAGTGGTAAAggataaaagaaagctgagcgtTCACCGACAAAGTATCGACAGCTCATGCTT TTGCGACCAAGAAATCACAAAGCCGTTTCCGGAATCTCCTAGCTTCAATAAGAAAAGGAAAGTTTCTCTCCTCTTTGATCACCTGGAGCCATCAGAACTTGCGGATCATCTCAGCTACCTGGAATTTAAAAGTTTCTGCAGGATTTCG CATTTAGACTACCAGAACTACACTTTACAAAGTTCTCTAAGGGAAATTCCTCGATTGGAAAGATCAGTCAACTTGTGCAACAGTATTTCTCAATGGGTTCAACTGATGATCCTCAACCGTCCAACCCCACAGCAGAGGGCAGAAGTGTTTACCAAGTTCATTCAGGTGACACAG AAACTTCGCAAACTACAGAACTTCAACACCCTCATGGCAGTGATAGGAGGTTTATGTCACAGTGCCATCTCCAGACTGAAAGAAACCCATAGTTACCTATCCCACGATGTATTAAAA ACCCTCAGCGGGATGACcgagctcctctcctccagcagtAACTACAGTACATATCGAAGGGTATACAACGAATGTGGGGGCTTTAAGATTCCCATCCTTGGGGTGCAGCTTAAAGACTTGGTTTCACTTAATGAGGCTTTGCCTCATTACTTGGACAATGGAAAAATCAATGTCAGCAAACTACAGAGTCTCTATCAACATATCTTAGAATTACGTCAGCTGCAGAAGGCCAGTCCGCCATTCAAGGCCAACAAGGATGTGATACTTCTGCTTACT ACATCTTTGGACACATTTTATACAGAGGATGAGATTTACACTTTATCCTATACACGGGAGCCGCGCAGTGCCAAATTAATG CCTACCACTCCTAGCAAGCCCCCAGAAGAGATTTCAGACTGGACCCCAGGAGGGTCTTTACAACTGGACCCTGAGAGCCTCAGCCACAGCATAGAGCAAATGGTGAAG TCTGTCTTCCAGTTCTATGATCCAGATCATCGAGGGTTTATTTCCCGAGAAGACTTTGAAAAAGTGGTTTCCAGTCTGCCTTTCTCTTGTCACATTCTGGAAAAAGACAG AGAGGGACCAGTCAACCAGCAAGAGATGACTTCATATTTCATGAAAGCCAGTCAGGTGTGCTCCAGACTAGGGCTTCCTTTTTTGCAAAGTCTGGTAGAGATACGTCTGAAGGAAACTCCGCTGTGCGCCAACTGT ATTTTGAGTGTGGCCAAGCAAGGCTATGTGTCTGCAG GACTGCGTGAGGATGTCATGGAGAATTGGACTACTAGTCCAAAAAGCACAGACAGAAAAAGTCATTATGAAAAAACGTACCCGACAGATGGGCTCCAGGGATCTGGGAGACCCATAGCATCAGATCCTTGTCATATGAAATGCCAATATGGAGACAGCTGTAAGAGATCTGAAACATTACAGAGGAAGCTAAAAGTCGCAGAAGAG GAGCGGAACCGCCTAATGATGGAGAACGCCGGGCTGCACTCTACCAACTCACAGCTGGCGGCAGAGAACGCCAACCTACACAGCCAGTTAAGTGCATTACAAGACAAGGTCCAAGCACTAAGTAAGGACTCCAAGATGAAACCAGCCCTCACACAGATCCTTGAGACCCTGAAGGCATTAAGAATACAAAGTGACACAAACCCATGA